A genome region from Bacteroides stercoris ATCC 43183 includes the following:
- a CDS encoding prephenate dehydrogenase produces MRILILGAGKMGSFFTDILSFQHETAVFDVNPHQLRFVYNTYRFTTLEEIKEFEPELVINAATVKYTLEAFRQVLPVLPKDCIISDIASVKTGLKKFYEESGFRYVSTHPMFGPTFASLSNLNTENAIIISEGDHLGKIFFKDLYQTMKLNIFEYTFDEHDETVAYSLSIPFVSTFVFAAVMKHQEAPGTTFKKHMAIAKGLLSEDDYLLQEILFNPRTPSQVENIRLELKQLLEIITNKDAEGMKKYLTKIREKIK; encoded by the coding sequence ATGCGAATATTAATACTCGGAGCCGGCAAAATGGGCTCCTTCTTCACAGATATTTTAAGTTTTCAACACGAGACGGCCGTGTTCGACGTCAATCCGCACCAACTGCGTTTCGTCTATAACACCTACCGTTTCACCACGCTGGAAGAAATCAAGGAATTTGAACCGGAACTGGTGATCAATGCCGCTACGGTAAAATATACTCTGGAAGCTTTCCGGCAGGTGTTGCCTGTGCTTCCCAAAGACTGCATCATCAGCGACATCGCTTCGGTAAAGACCGGACTGAAAAAATTCTACGAAGAAAGCGGTTTCCGTTATGTGTCGACACATCCTATGTTCGGCCCTACTTTTGCCAGTCTGAGCAACTTGAATACAGAAAATGCCATCATCATCAGCGAGGGTGACCATTTGGGCAAAATCTTCTTTAAAGATTTATACCAGACCATGAAGCTCAATATCTTTGAGTACACCTTCGACGAGCATGATGAAACGGTGGCCTACTCCTTGTCCATTCCGTTTGTTTCGACTTTCGTGTTTGCAGCAGTCATGAAGCATCAGGAAGCTCCGGGAACTACATTCAAGAAACACATGGCCATTGCCAAAGGCCTGTTGAGCGAGGACGATTATCTGTTACAGGAGATTCTGTTCAATCCCCGCACCCCCTCACAAGTAGAGAATATACGTCTGGAACTGAAACAACTACTGGAGATTATCACCAACAAAGATGCGGAAGGAATGAAGAAGTATCTGACGAAGATCAGAGAAAAAATTAAGTAA
- the dnaG gene encoding DNA primase codes for MIDQPTIDRILDAAQIVDVVSDFVTLRKRGVNYVGLCPFHDDKTPSFYVSPAKGLCKCFACGKGGNVVHFIMEHEQMSYPEALKYLAKKYGIEVKERELSNEEKLVQSERESLFIVNQFARDYFQNILHNHVDGRSIGMAYFRNRGFRDDIIEKFQLGYCTESHNAMAEEALKKGYKKEFLVKTGLCYETDDHQLRDRFWGRVIFPVHTLSGKVVAFGGRVLASATKGVKVKYVNSPESAIYHKSNELYGIYFAKQAIVKQDRCFLVEGYTDVISMHQSGIENVVASSGTALTPGQIRLIHRFTNNMTVLYDGDAAGIKASIRGIDMLLEEGMNIKVCLLPDGDDPDSFARKHNSTEFQQFIQEHETDFIRFKTNLLLEDAGKDPIKRAELIGNLVQSISVIPEAIVRDVYIKECAQLLRVEDKLLVSEVAKRREMQAEKRAEQAERERRNAGRQAESTQNVTGAESSTPAAPTTADATPTAAGEVPGHNADAPFPPEDSYISFIPQEGKEGQEFYKYERLILQMIVRYGEKVMCNVTNEEGQEIPVSVIEYVVSDLKQDELSFHNPLHRQILTEAAAHIHDAGFTAERYFLAYPDPAISKLSVELISNRYQLSKYHSKSQKIVTDEERLYELVPALMINFKYAIVSEELKHMMSALQDPAIANDEEKCNAIMKRYSEMREVQSIMAKRLGDRVVLP; via the coding sequence ATGATAGACCAACCCACCATAGACAGAATTCTGGATGCGGCACAAATCGTTGATGTCGTGTCAGACTTCGTCACGCTGCGGAAACGCGGAGTGAACTATGTAGGTCTGTGCCCGTTCCACGACGATAAGACCCCGTCGTTCTACGTATCGCCAGCCAAGGGACTGTGCAAATGCTTTGCCTGCGGCAAGGGCGGCAATGTAGTGCACTTTATCATGGAGCACGAACAGATGTCCTATCCTGAGGCACTGAAATACCTTGCCAAGAAATACGGCATCGAGGTCAAGGAACGGGAGCTGTCCAACGAGGAAAAGCTCGTTCAGAGCGAGCGAGAAAGCCTTTTCATCGTCAACCAGTTTGCCCGCGACTATTTCCAGAATATCCTGCATAACCATGTAGACGGACGCAGCATCGGTATGGCTTATTTCCGTAACCGCGGATTCCGGGATGACATCATCGAAAAATTCCAGTTGGGATACTGTACCGAAAGCCATAATGCCATGGCGGAAGAAGCCTTGAAGAAAGGATATAAGAAAGAATTTCTCGTCAAGACCGGACTCTGCTACGAAACGGACGATCACCAACTGCGCGACCGTTTTTGGGGACGCGTAATCTTTCCCGTACATACCTTATCGGGTAAAGTGGTGGCTTTCGGCGGCCGTGTACTTGCCAGTGCCACAAAAGGAGTCAAGGTGAAGTATGTCAACTCTCCCGAATCGGCAATCTATCATAAAAGCAACGAACTGTACGGTATCTATTTCGCTAAGCAGGCTATTGTGAAGCAAGACCGTTGCTTCCTGGTGGAAGGCTATACGGACGTCATATCCATGCACCAGTCCGGTATAGAAAATGTGGTGGCCTCTTCGGGCACTGCGCTGACACCGGGGCAAATTCGTCTGATTCACCGCTTCACCAACAACATGACCGTATTGTACGACGGGGATGCAGCCGGTATCAAGGCTTCTATCCGGGGTATCGACATGCTGCTGGAAGAAGGCATGAACATTAAAGTGTGCCTCCTGCCCGACGGAGACGACCCGGACTCTTTTGCCCGCAAACATAACTCGACAGAGTTCCAGCAATTCATACAGGAGCATGAAACAGACTTTATCCGTTTCAAAACCAACCTGCTGCTGGAAGATGCGGGCAAAGACCCGATTAAACGTGCCGAACTAATCGGTAATCTTGTACAAAGCATCTCGGTCATCCCCGAAGCGATTGTGCGCGATGTGTACATCAAAGAGTGCGCCCAGCTATTGCGGGTGGAAGACAAACTGTTGGTTTCCGAAGTTGCCAAACGGCGTGAGATGCAGGCTGAAAAGCGTGCCGAACAGGCAGAACGGGAACGTAGAAACGCCGGCAGACAGGCAGAAAGCACACAGAATGTAACAGGCGCCGAAAGTTCGACTCCCGCTGCCCCGACAACGGCAGACGCAACCCCAACTGCCGCCGGAGAAGTTCCCGGACACAATGCAGATGCACCGTTCCCGCCGGAAGACAGCTATATATCCTTTATTCCGCAAGAAGGAAAAGAAGGACAGGAATTCTATAAATACGAACGGCTGATTCTTCAAATGATTGTGCGCTATGGCGAAAAAGTGATGTGCAATGTAACCAATGAAGAAGGGCAGGAAATACCGGTGAGCGTAATTGAATATGTCGTCAGCGACCTGAAGCAAGACGAGTTGTCATTCCACAACCCGCTGCACCGCCAAATACTGACCGAAGCCGCCGCGCATATCCATGACGCCGGATTTACAGCCGAACGTTATTTTCTGGCTTATCCGGACCCTGCCATCAGCAAACTGAGCGTAGAACTTATCAGCAACCGTTACCAGCTGAGCAAATACCATTCAAAAAGCCAGAAGATAGTAACCGATGAAGAACGTCTTTACGAGCTGGTTCCGGCATTAATGATAAACTTCAAGTATGCCATTGTCAGCGAAGAGCTAAAGCACATGATGTCTGCCCTGCAAGACCCTGCCATCGCCAACGACGAAGAGAAATGCAACGCCATCATGAAACGCTACAGCGAAATGCGCGAAGTGCAGAGTATTATGGCAAAACGGTTGGGAGACCGGGTGGTGCTCCCCTGA